A part of Vulpes vulpes isolate BD-2025 chromosome 15, VulVul3, whole genome shotgun sequence genomic DNA contains:
- the AS3MT gene encoding arsenite methyltransferase isoform X4: MAASRDAETWKDVQTYYGQVLKKSGDLQTSACVTTARLVPRHIQEALRNVHEEVTLRYYGCGLVIPECLENCWILDLGSGSGRDCYALSQLVGETGHVTGIDMTESQVEVAKKYIEYHMEKYGFQTPNVTFLHGYIEKLEEIGIKDESYDIVISNCVINLVPDKQAVLQEVYRVLKHGGELYFSDVYASLELPEEIRTHKILWGECLGGALYWKDLAVLAQKIGFCPPRLVTANLITVQNKELERVIGDCRFVSATFRLFKLPKTGPAERCQVIYNGGITGHEKELIFDANFTFKEGEIIEVDKETAAILKNSRFAQDFLIRPIGETLPTCSGCSALESKGIITDPFTLAGQSDSMKSRCSPDVAGGCCGITYS; this comes from the exons ACCTACTACGGGCAGGTGCTGAAGAAATCAGGGGACCTCCAGACCAGTGCCTGTGTCACTACAGCCAGGCTGGTCCCCAGGCACATCCAGGAAGCCTTGAGGAATGTACACGAAGAAGTAACCTTGAG GTATTATGGCTGTGGTctggtcatccctgagtgtctGGAGAACTGCTGGATTTTGGACCTGGGCAGTGGAAGTGGCAGAGATTGCTATGCACTTAGTCAGCTGGTTGGTGAGACAGGACATGTCACTGGGATAGACATGACAGAAAGTCAG gtAGAAGTGGCTAAGAAGTATATTGAATATCACATGGAAAAATATGGCTTCCAGACCCCCAATGTGACTTTTCTACATGGCTACATAGAGAAATTGGAGGAGATTGGAATCAAGGATGAGAGTTATGATATAGTTAT ATCAAATTGTGTCATTAACCTTGTACCAGATAAGCAAGCAGTGCTGCAGGAGGTGTACCGAGTGCTAAAG CATGGAGGGGAGCTGTATTTCAGTGACGTCTATGCTAGCCTTGAATTGCCAGAAGAAATCAGGACACACAAAATTTTATGGG gtgAGTGCCTCGGTGGTGCTTTGTACTGGAAGGACCTTGCCGTCCTTGCCCAAAAAATTGGCTTCTGCCCTCCACGTTTGGTCACTGCCAATCTCATTACAGTTCAAAACAAGGAATTGGAAAGAGTGATTG GTGACTGTCGCTTTGTTTCTGCAACATTTCGCCTCTTCAAACTCCCTAAGACAGGGCCAGCCGAGAGATGCCAAGTGATTTACAATGGAGGAATCACAGGACATGAGAAAGAACTAATATTTGATGCAAATTTCACATTTAAG GAAGGTGAAATCATTGAAGTGGATAAAGAAACAGCAGCTATCTTGAAAAATTCACGATTTGCCCAAGATTTTCTGATCAGACCAATTGGAGAGACGCTGCCAACATGTAGTGGCTGTTCTGCTTTAGAATCAAAG GGTATCATCACAGATCCATTCACGCTTGCAGGACAGTCTGACAGTATGAAGTCCAGATGTTCCCCTGATGTTGCTGGAGGCTGCTGTGGCATAACTTACAGCTGA
- the AS3MT gene encoding arsenite methyltransferase isoform X5, translating into MAASRDAETWKDVQTYYGQVLKKSGDLQTSACVTTARLVPRHIQEALRNVHEEVTLRYYGCGLVIPECLENCWILDLGSGSGRDCYALSQLVGETGHVTGIDMTESQVEVAKKYIEYHMEKYGFQTPNVTFLHGYIEKLEEIGIKDESYDIVISNCVINLVPDKQAVLQEVYRVLKHGGELYFSDVYASLELPEEIRTHKILWGECLGGALYWKDLAVLAQKIGFCPPRLVTANLITVQNKELERVIGDCRFVSATFRLFKLPKTGPAERCQVIYNGGITGHEKELIFDANFTFKEGEIIEVDKETAAILKNSRFAQDFLIRPIGETLPTCSGCSALESKERYRESEVETQAEGEAGSMQEA; encoded by the exons ACCTACTACGGGCAGGTGCTGAAGAAATCAGGGGACCTCCAGACCAGTGCCTGTGTCACTACAGCCAGGCTGGTCCCCAGGCACATCCAGGAAGCCTTGAGGAATGTACACGAAGAAGTAACCTTGAG GTATTATGGCTGTGGTctggtcatccctgagtgtctGGAGAACTGCTGGATTTTGGACCTGGGCAGTGGAAGTGGCAGAGATTGCTATGCACTTAGTCAGCTGGTTGGTGAGACAGGACATGTCACTGGGATAGACATGACAGAAAGTCAG gtAGAAGTGGCTAAGAAGTATATTGAATATCACATGGAAAAATATGGCTTCCAGACCCCCAATGTGACTTTTCTACATGGCTACATAGAGAAATTGGAGGAGATTGGAATCAAGGATGAGAGTTATGATATAGTTAT ATCAAATTGTGTCATTAACCTTGTACCAGATAAGCAAGCAGTGCTGCAGGAGGTGTACCGAGTGCTAAAG CATGGAGGGGAGCTGTATTTCAGTGACGTCTATGCTAGCCTTGAATTGCCAGAAGAAATCAGGACACACAAAATTTTATGGG gtgAGTGCCTCGGTGGTGCTTTGTACTGGAAGGACCTTGCCGTCCTTGCCCAAAAAATTGGCTTCTGCCCTCCACGTTTGGTCACTGCCAATCTCATTACAGTTCAAAACAAGGAATTGGAAAGAGTGATTG GTGACTGTCGCTTTGTTTCTGCAACATTTCGCCTCTTCAAACTCCCTAAGACAGGGCCAGCCGAGAGATGCCAAGTGATTTACAATGGAGGAATCACAGGACATGAGAAAGAACTAATATTTGATGCAAATTTCACATTTAAG GAAGGTGAAATCATTGAAGTGGATAAAGAAACAGCAGCTATCTTGAAAAATTCACGATTTGCCCAAGATTTTCTGATCAGACCAATTGGAGAGACGCTGCCAACATGTAGTGGCTGTTCTGCTTTAGAATCAAAG gagagatacagagagagcgaggtagagacacaggcagagggagaagcaggctccatgcaggaagcctga
- the AS3MT gene encoding arsenite methyltransferase isoform X2, whose translation MGGDGGGGGHGSLHPAPCGDHLQLFSLPMASGQTYYGQVLKKSGDLQTSACVTTARLVPRHIQEALRNVHEEVTLRYYGCGLVIPECLENCWILDLGSGSGRDCYALSQLVGETGHVTGIDMTESQVEVAKKYIEYHMEKYGFQTPNVTFLHGYIEKLEEIGIKDESYDIVISNCVINLVPDKQAVLQEVYRVLKHGGELYFSDVYASLELPEEIRTHKILWGECLGGALYWKDLAVLAQKIGFCPPRLVTANLITVQNKELERVIGDCRFVSATFRLFKLPKTGPAERCQVIYNGGITGHEKELIFDANFTFKEGEIIEVDKETAAILKNSRFAQDFLIRPIGETLPTCSGCSALESKGIITDPFTLAGQSDSMKSRCSPDVAGGCCGITYS comes from the exons atgggtggggatgggggtggtggtgggcatGGAAGCCTTCACCCTGCACCCTGTGGAGACCAtctccagctcttctctctccccatggCCTCTGGTCAGACCTACTACGGGCAGGTGCTGAAGAAATCAGGGGACCTCCAGACCAGTGCCTGTGTCACTACAGCCAGGCTGGTCCCCAGGCACATCCAGGAAGCCTTGAGGAATGTACACGAAGAAGTAACCTTGAG GTATTATGGCTGTGGTctggtcatccctgagtgtctGGAGAACTGCTGGATTTTGGACCTGGGCAGTGGAAGTGGCAGAGATTGCTATGCACTTAGTCAGCTGGTTGGTGAGACAGGACATGTCACTGGGATAGACATGACAGAAAGTCAG gtAGAAGTGGCTAAGAAGTATATTGAATATCACATGGAAAAATATGGCTTCCAGACCCCCAATGTGACTTTTCTACATGGCTACATAGAGAAATTGGAGGAGATTGGAATCAAGGATGAGAGTTATGATATAGTTAT ATCAAATTGTGTCATTAACCTTGTACCAGATAAGCAAGCAGTGCTGCAGGAGGTGTACCGAGTGCTAAAG CATGGAGGGGAGCTGTATTTCAGTGACGTCTATGCTAGCCTTGAATTGCCAGAAGAAATCAGGACACACAAAATTTTATGGG gtgAGTGCCTCGGTGGTGCTTTGTACTGGAAGGACCTTGCCGTCCTTGCCCAAAAAATTGGCTTCTGCCCTCCACGTTTGGTCACTGCCAATCTCATTACAGTTCAAAACAAGGAATTGGAAAGAGTGATTG GTGACTGTCGCTTTGTTTCTGCAACATTTCGCCTCTTCAAACTCCCTAAGACAGGGCCAGCCGAGAGATGCCAAGTGATTTACAATGGAGGAATCACAGGACATGAGAAAGAACTAATATTTGATGCAAATTTCACATTTAAG GAAGGTGAAATCATTGAAGTGGATAAAGAAACAGCAGCTATCTTGAAAAATTCACGATTTGCCCAAGATTTTCTGATCAGACCAATTGGAGAGACGCTGCCAACATGTAGTGGCTGTTCTGCTTTAGAATCAAAG GGTATCATCACAGATCCATTCACGCTTGCAGGACAGTCTGACAGTATGAAGTCCAGATGTTCCCCTGATGTTGCTGGAGGCTGCTGTGGCATAACTTACAGCTGA